From Acidobacteriota bacterium, a single genomic window includes:
- a CDS encoding glycogen synthase, which translates to MRIAVLSAEAVPYSKTGGLGDVAGALPKALRSVGQDAFLITPCYWQTKGEYLWHTAFDDLPVDWRGGVYHAKAFYSEANGSPTFLIDAPSYFHRDSIYGYSEDHERFAFFNHAALALIKRLGAPPDIVHLNDWHCGFAAVEIAHLRYWDACWRNVRTVFSVHNLAYQGGFSNSELWKFGFTSDFERNAFAFNGYASAMKAGLAASDMLSTVSRRYGLEMQTPENGYGLDWLLRQRSNRLVGIVNGVDFDVWNPETDTAIAANFSKHDLSGKRECKRALLDGFSLPVDLDRPIFASITRLTSQKGIELIQQVALEILATGSYIVSLGSGDSSYENFFQRLRNHAPRQVGIFRGYNEDLSHKIEAGADMFLMPSRFEPCGLNQMYSLRYGTIPIVRAVGGLDDTVRNFDAVTGTGNGFKFSEFRADKFLEKIYEALFAYYDRDAWRRLQLNGMNEDNSWENAAQKYVSLYRNA; encoded by the coding sequence TTGCGAATTGCGGTTCTTTCAGCGGAAGCGGTTCCATACTCGAAAACCGGAGGACTCGGCGATGTCGCCGGCGCATTGCCGAAAGCGCTGCGATCGGTGGGTCAGGACGCGTTTCTCATCACGCCCTGCTATTGGCAGACCAAAGGCGAATATCTCTGGCACACGGCGTTTGACGACCTGCCGGTCGATTGGCGCGGCGGCGTCTATCACGCAAAGGCATTTTATTCGGAGGCCAACGGTTCGCCGACGTTTCTGATCGACGCGCCTTCGTATTTCCACCGCGATTCGATCTATGGATATTCCGAAGACCACGAGCGGTTCGCCTTTTTCAATCACGCCGCGCTCGCGCTGATCAAACGGCTCGGAGCTCCGCCCGACATCGTTCATCTCAACGACTGGCATTGCGGATTCGCCGCCGTGGAGATCGCCCACTTGCGCTATTGGGACGCTTGCTGGCGCAACGTCCGGACCGTCTTTTCGGTCCATAATCTGGCGTACCAGGGCGGATTCAGCAATAGCGAACTTTGGAAATTCGGATTCACTTCAGATTTCGAGCGCAACGCTTTCGCCTTCAACGGCTACGCTTCGGCGATGAAGGCCGGACTCGCGGCGTCGGATATGCTCTCGACGGTTTCGCGGCGTTACGGGCTCGAGATGCAGACGCCGGAGAACGGTTACGGGCTCGACTGGCTTTTGCGTCAAAGATCTAACCGGCTGGTGGGGATCGTCAACGGCGTCGATTTCGACGTCTGGAATCCCGAAACGGACACTGCGATCGCCGCAAATTTCAGCAAACACGACCTTTCGGGCAAACGCGAATGCAAACGCGCGTTGCTCGACGGCTTCTCGCTGCCGGTCGATCTCGATCGGCCGATCTTCGCGTCGATCACGCGTTTGACGTCGCAGAAGGGAATCGAACTGATCCAGCAGGTCGCGCTTGAGATCCTCGCGACGGGTTCGTATATCGTTTCGCTCGGATCGGGGGATTCGTCGTACGAGAATTTCTTCCAGCGTCTTCGCAACCACGCGCCGCGGCAGGTCGGCATTTTCCGGGGATACAACGAGGATCTCTCGCACAAGATCGAGGCCGGCGCCGATATGTTCCTGATGCCGTCGCGTTTCGAACCCTGCGGTCTGAATCAAATGTACTCGCTGCGGTACGGAACGATCCCGATCGTCCGCGCGGTCGGCGGATTGGACGACACGGTCCGGAACTTCGACGCCGTGACCGGCACGGGAAACGGTTTCAAATTCAGCGAATTCCGCGCCGACAAGTTTCTGGAGAAGATCTACGAGGCGCTCTTTGCGTACTACGACCGCGACGCCTGGCGACGTCTGCAATTGAACGGGATGAACGAGGACAATTCGTGGGAGAACGCGGCGCAAAAATACGTTTCTCTTTACAGGAACGCATAG
- a CDS encoding CocE/NonD family hydrolase: MRRITFFLFVVLATAGAVFAQQPQPQTELAKFITDNYTKREVLIPVRDGVKLFTAIYEPKDRSKTYPILLNRTPYTVGPYGPDKFKTSLGPDALFAKEGYIFVYQDVRGRWMSEGEFEDVRPDIDNTDNSKIDESTDTYDTIDWLIKTVENNNGRIGTYGISYPGFYTSAGSIDSHPALKACSPQAPVSDWFHGDDMHHNGALFLAQNYSFFSGFGQARPTPTSDPRSFMKPWAGRNSPDGYDIFLKLGGLKEVADYYEKAVGQRIKFWDQMMAHPNYDQFWKDRNILPKLKNIGCATMTVGGWYDNEDLYGALRTYQHIEKQNPRIPMNVLVIGPWDHGGWSRNDGDWLGTAYFTQKTGEYYRNNLEVPFFNHFLKDSGDISKIKEVNLFDTGSHEWRSFDGYNPPTATEKTLYLGAGGALSFTKPVGRALAYDEYVSDPMNPVPYTQKITQNYPRDFMTEDQRFAATRPDVLVYQTEPLTEDVTVAGDVVPDLFVSSSGTDSDFVVKLIDVFPDDYRFPDGKKPEMNSAWSVFQPGGYQMLLRGEPMPTRFRNSFEKAEPLKANTPTPLKFVMPGVAHTFKKGHRIMVQIQSTWFPLVARNPQKFMANYKLGTSADFQKATQRIYRNATYASGIRVGLITD, from the coding sequence ATGCGCAGAATAACGTTTTTTCTTTTTGTCGTTTTGGCGACCGCCGGCGCGGTCTTCGCCCAGCAACCGCAGCCGCAAACCGAACTCGCCAAGTTCATTACCGACAATTACACCAAACGCGAGGTTTTGATTCCCGTCCGTGACGGCGTGAAGCTGTTTACGGCGATCTATGAGCCAAAGGATAGGTCGAAAACGTATCCGATCTTGCTCAACCGTACGCCTTACACGGTCGGGCCGTACGGACCGGACAAGTTCAAAACTTCGCTCGGGCCGGACGCGTTGTTCGCCAAAGAAGGCTACATTTTCGTCTATCAGGACGTCCGCGGAAGATGGATGTCCGAGGGCGAGTTCGAGGACGTTCGGCCGGACATCGACAACACCGACAACTCGAAGATCGATGAATCTACCGACACCTACGACACGATCGATTGGCTGATCAAAACCGTAGAAAACAATAACGGACGCATCGGAACTTACGGCATCTCGTATCCCGGATTTTACACGTCCGCCGGGTCGATCGATTCGCATCCGGCGCTCAAGGCCTGTTCGCCGCAGGCGCCGGTTTCGGACTGGTTCCACGGCGACGATATGCACCACAACGGCGCGCTTTTCCTGGCCCAGAATTACTCGTTTTTCAGCGGATTCGGTCAGGCTCGCCCGACCCCGACGAGCGATCCCCGCTCGTTTATGAAACCGTGGGCCGGCCGCAATTCGCCGGACGGTTACGATATCTTTCTCAAGCTCGGAGGACTCAAAGAGGTCGCCGATTACTATGAAAAGGCAGTCGGTCAGCGAATCAAGTTTTGGGATCAAATGATGGCGCACCCGAATTACGATCAGTTTTGGAAGGACCGAAACATCCTTCCGAAACTGAAGAACATCGGCTGCGCGACGATGACCGTCGGCGGATGGTACGACAACGAGGACCTTTACGGCGCGTTGCGGACATATCAGCATATCGAGAAGCAGAATCCGCGGATCCCAATGAACGTCCTCGTCATCGGCCCCTGGGATCACGGCGGTTGGTCGCGCAACGACGGCGACTGGCTCGGCACGGCGTATTTCACCCAAAAGACGGGCGAGTATTATCGAAACAACCTCGAAGTCCCCTTCTTCAACCATTTCCTGAAGGATTCGGGCGACATTTCGAAGATCAAGGAAGTCAATCTTTTCGACACAGGCTCGCACGAATGGAGGTCGTTCGACGGTTACAACCCTCCGACTGCCACCGAGAAAACGCTTTATCTCGGCGCGGGTGGAGCTCTGTCATTCACGAAACCGGTCGGGCGCGCGCTCGCCTACGACGAATATGTTTCGGACCCGATGAATCCGGTGCCCTACACCCAGAAGATCACGCAGAATTATCCGCGCGACTTTATGACCGAAGACCAAAGGTTCGCCGCGACGCGTCCTGACGTTCTGGTCTATCAGACCGAACCGCTGACCGAAGACGTGACGGTCGCCGGCGACGTCGTGCCCGATCTTTTTGTTTCCTCGAGCGGAACCGACTCGGATTTCGTCGTCAAACTGATTGATGTTTTTCCCGACGATTACAGATTCCCGGACGGCAAAAAGCCCGAAATGAACTCGGCCTGGAGCGTTTTCCAGCCGGGCGGCTATCAAATGCTCCTGCGCGGCGAACCGATGCCGACGCGTTTCCGCAACTCGTTCGAAAAGGCCGAACCGCTGAAAGCAAACACGCCGACACCCTTGAAGTTCGTGATGCCCGGCGTCGCGCACACATTCAAGAAGGGACATCGGATAATGGTCCAGATCCAGAGCACCTGGTTTCCGCTCGTCGCGCGCAATCCGCAGAAGTTTATGGCAAACTATAAGCTCGGCACGAGCGCGGATTTTCAGAAGGCGACGCAGCGGATCTACCGCAATGCGACTTACGCCTCCGGAATTCGCGTCGGACTGATAACTGACTAA
- a CDS encoding diacylglycerol kinase family lipid kinase: MKNQPPSGDNVTLPLLIVNPKSASGSTKDRWAEMAADFRVHFGPFQVAFTKSAGDASAIAKRGAEQGRKLIIACGGDGTINEVANGILESGIDVEMGILPSGTGGDFRRSLGISNTERDAARELRNGETKLIDVGRVTFQNFDDEAVSRYFLNVSSFGLSAAIIERVKRTNFFNWIPKSFFRGKTSFAVSTLQEVLDLQFKTVRVRLDDGDEKPLNTVNFCVCNARYFGGGMMIAPDSSLTDGLFDVVNIGDIKTAKILLNAYKLYGGTHLTLPEVKASHARKVEVSAAEEVHIEIDGELPGKLPAVFEIVPKALRIRVPRLVQSA; this comes from the coding sequence ATGAAAAATCAACCGCCGTCAGGCGACAACGTGACGTTGCCGCTCTTGATCGTCAACCCGAAATCGGCGAGCGGTTCGACGAAAGACCGTTGGGCCGAAATGGCCGCCGACTTTCGCGTCCACTTCGGACCGTTTCAGGTCGCGTTCACGAAATCGGCCGGCGACGCTTCGGCGATCGCGAAACGCGGCGCCGAACAGGGACGCAAATTGATCATCGCCTGCGGCGGCGATGGAACGATCAACGAGGTCGCGAACGGCATTCTCGAAAGCGGTATCGACGTTGAAATGGGAATTCTTCCGTCGGGCACGGGCGGTGACTTCCGCCGTTCACTCGGCATCTCGAACACCGAACGCGATGCCGCGCGGGAACTCCGGAACGGCGAAACGAAACTCATCGACGTCGGCCGCGTGACTTTTCAGAATTTCGACGACGAAGCGGTAAGCCGATATTTCCTGAACGTTTCGTCGTTCGGGCTTTCGGCCGCGATCATCGAGCGCGTGAAACGCACGAACTTTTTCAACTGGATCCCGAAATCGTTCTTTCGCGGAAAGACCAGTTTCGCGGTTTCCACTTTGCAGGAAGTTCTCGACCTTCAGTTCAAAACGGTTCGCGTCAGGCTGGACGATGGCGACGAAAAGCCTCTGAACACGGTCAATTTCTGCGTCTGCAACGCCCGATACTTCGGCGGCGGGATGATGATCGCACCGGATTCGAGCCTGACCGACGGACTGTTCGACGTCGTCAATATCGGCGATATCAAGACCGCGAAGATCTTGCTCAATGCCTACAAACTCTACGGCGGAACGCATCTGACGCTGCCGGAAGTCAAAGCGTCGCACGCCAGGAAAGTTGAGGTTTCGGCCGCCGAAGAGGTTCACATCGAGATCGATGGCGAACTTCCGGGAAAACTGCCGGCGGTTTTTGAGATCGTCCCGAAAGCGCTGAGAATTCGGGTGCCCCGATTAGTGCAGAGCGCATAG
- a CDS encoding Spy/CpxP family protein refolding chaperone produces MKKATIAILAVALISLGAVFIFAQKGEWRGPRGGGFGPGRGLMMMAEKLGLSEEQKTQVKAILEESKTRVQPLMEAARANHDAIKNLGTDGTFNEAEVNRLAAAQAETTKQLIVEKEKTKAAVFAVLTPEQRVKAAEFKEQMKERFKDRMPGPFGGGRRGGGFGGGFDKD; encoded by the coding sequence ATGAAAAAGGCAACAATCGCAATACTGGCAGTGGCATTGATCTCGCTCGGCGCGGTGTTCATCTTCGCGCAAAAGGGCGAATGGCGCGGTCCGCGCGGCGGCGGATTCGGACCGGGCCGCGGCTTGATGATGATGGCCGAAAAACTCGGTTTGTCGGAAGAGCAGAAAACGCAGGTCAAAGCGATCCTCGAGGAATCGAAGACCCGCGTCCAGCCGTTGATGGAAGCGGCCAGGGCGAATCACGACGCGATCAAGAATCTCGGAACGGACGGAACCTTCAACGAAGCGGAAGTAAACCGCCTCGCGGCCGCGCAGGCGGAAACGACCAAACAGCTGATCGTTGAAAAGGAAAAGACGAAGGCTGCGGTTTTCGCCGTCCTGACACCGGAACAGAGGGTCAAAGCGGCTGAGTTCAAGGAGCAGATGAAAGAACGCTTCAAGGACCGTATGCCGGGCCCGTTCGGCGGTGGACGCCGCGGCGGCGGATTTGGCGGCGGATTTGATAAAGACTAA
- a CDS encoding AMP-binding protein codes for MDYNFTVKSDSYCQRLIDSCEANAARTAMRIVGDDSEVYTYAELLRLIRAVAYKLKLDGVGFGDRVALIGENHPCWAIAYLGSLYHGAVVVPIDPSGEIETVTNFLENSEAKLVFLGPNQVEKFDQITERLGRTIPSVVWRSDPGEIANRKSQIANEDFEDWLTTAYPESYSAEIPKAKGDDIALLMYTSGTTGTPKGVPLTHGNIVAELDGINELLELSEKEKILSLLPLFHAYLQIVNLWIATTYGCEVGYLKEMTPDELSRAMKEFKPTILTTVPRLWYLFHKKIFDAVSQKPKPVRALFRVMLATNGFMRDALGINIGQKLFGTIHQGFGGDLRLAISAGSRFDESVAIDFHRLGFVILQGYGLTETSGAATGTYIDDNRVGSVGKALPGAEVKIESPDAEGIGEVLIRGTMVFKGYYINPTANAEAFTEDGWFRSGDLGKFDREGHLFIVGRKKDIIVLPNGKNVHPEDLEVHYLKTPLVEELAIIGVEDESLGRAGAEKLVAVVVPDFNYLKQEKIANSQTAIRFDLDNLGRDLPEYQRVREYIVRAEPLPRTATRKIKRFELMKQIKAGTIGVIDEKPPEKSWDFTAADSAMLESNAGQTVAAVIKHNKAEVDLIHPAMNMEIDLGLDSLARAEVFAALEQAYSTEFESEKATAALTVADVINLCASVSGAETAVTANLLNWGKIVRTSDDEIPELTPVLKDRKAFSAFAFSVVRGSNLFWKIFTRLEVSGRENLDGLLKGGPPEGETPGETPNAFLICPNHQSFLDPFVLCSTYPYGVFKRIFHVGASEFFESRFMKWVARMIQIVPVNPDTHLMKAMKAGAIGLRHDRILNIYPEGERAFDGDLHEFKKGAAILATELGLPIVPVALDGVYKVWPRNSMRIRPAKVKIRFGKPFFAKDVVEEGFSEEQKYAAVTEHLKSEIAQMIADLRS; via the coding sequence ATGGACTATAATTTCACCGTGAAAAGCGATTCATACTGCCAGAGACTGATCGACTCCTGCGAGGCGAATGCAGCCCGAACCGCGATGCGGATCGTCGGCGACGATTCCGAGGTCTACACTTACGCCGAGTTGCTCAGGTTGATCCGCGCCGTCGCTTATAAGCTCAAACTGGACGGCGTCGGATTCGGGGATCGCGTCGCCCTGATCGGTGAGAATCATCCCTGTTGGGCCATCGCATATCTTGGATCGCTGTATCACGGCGCGGTCGTGGTCCCGATCGACCCCAGCGGCGAGATCGAGACGGTCACAAATTTTCTCGAAAATTCCGAAGCGAAACTCGTTTTCCTCGGGCCGAACCAGGTCGAAAAATTCGATCAGATCACGGAAAGGCTCGGCCGAACGATCCCAAGCGTCGTATGGCGATCTGACCCCGGCGAAATCGCAAATCGCAAATCGCAAATCGCAAATGAAGATTTCGAGGATTGGCTGACGACCGCGTATCCCGAATCCTATTCAGCCGAAATCCCCAAAGCGAAGGGCGACGACATCGCGCTGCTGATGTATACGTCCGGCACGACCGGAACTCCGAAGGGCGTGCCGCTGACGCACGGCAACATCGTCGCCGAACTCGACGGCATCAACGAACTGCTCGAACTCAGTGAAAAGGAAAAGATCCTCAGCCTTCTGCCGCTGTTTCACGCCTATCTCCAGATCGTGAATCTCTGGATCGCGACCACTTATGGCTGCGAGGTCGGCTATTTGAAGGAAATGACGCCGGACGAGCTTTCGAGGGCGATGAAGGAATTCAAGCCAACGATCCTGACGACCGTCCCGCGTCTTTGGTATCTGTTTCACAAGAAGATTTTTGACGCCGTTTCGCAGAAACCGAAACCGGTCAGGGCGCTTTTCAGGGTGATGCTCGCGACGAACGGTTTTATGCGCGACGCTCTCGGGATCAATATCGGACAGAAACTCTTCGGCACGATCCACCAAGGTTTTGGCGGCGACCTTCGGCTCGCGATCTCGGCCGGATCGAGATTCGATGAGTCGGTCGCGATCGATTTTCACCGACTCGGATTCGTCATTCTTCAAGGCTACGGGTTAACGGAAACGTCCGGCGCGGCGACCGGGACATATATCGACGACAACCGCGTCGGGTCGGTCGGCAAGGCGCTGCCCGGCGCCGAGGTCAAGATCGAATCGCCCGACGCTGAAGGCATCGGCGAGGTCTTGATCCGCGGCACGATGGTTTTCAAGGGTTATTACATCAATCCGACGGCCAACGCCGAGGCGTTCACCGAAGACGGTTGGTTCCGCTCCGGCGATCTCGGCAAATTCGATCGCGAAGGGCATCTCTTTATCGTCGGGCGCAAAAAGGACATCATCGTCCTGCCGAACGGCAAGAACGTCCATCCCGAAGATCTCGAGGTCCATTATCTGAAGACGCCGCTCGTCGAGGAACTGGCGATCATCGGCGTCGAAGACGAATCGCTCGGTCGCGCCGGGGCCGAAAAACTCGTCGCCGTCGTCGTCCCCGACTTCAATTATCTCAAGCAAGAGAAGATCGCGAATTCACAGACCGCTATCCGCTTCGATCTCGACAATCTCGGGCGCGACCTTCCGGAATACCAGCGCGTGCGCGAGTACATCGTCCGCGCCGAGCCGCTCCCGCGCACGGCGACGCGCAAGATCAAGCGGTTCGAACTGATGAAGCAGATCAAGGCCGGCACGATCGGCGTGATCGACGAAAAGCCGCCCGAGAAAAGTTGGGATTTCACCGCGGCCGACTCGGCGATGCTTGAATCGAATGCCGGACAGACGGTCGCGGCGGTCATCAAGCACAACAAGGCGGAAGTCGATCTGATCCATCCGGCGATGAATATGGAGATCGATCTTGGACTCGATTCGCTCGCCCGCGCCGAAGTTTTCGCGGCGCTCGAGCAGGCTTACTCGACCGAATTCGAATCCGAAAAGGCGACCGCGGCGCTGACGGTCGCGGACGTCATCAATCTCTGCGCATCCGTTTCCGGAGCTGAAACGGCAGTCACGGCGAATCTTCTGAACTGGGGCAAGATCGTCCGCACTTCGGACGACGAGATTCCCGAATTGACGCCGGTTTTGAAGGATCGCAAGGCGTTTTCAGCATTCGCGTTTTCGGTCGTGCGTGGATCGAATCTCTTTTGGAAGATATTCACGCGCCTGGAGGTTTCGGGGCGGGAGAATCTTGACGGGCTTCTGAAGGGCGGGCCGCCTGAAGGCGAAACTCCCGGCGAAACTCCGAACGCGTTTTTGATTTGTCCGAATCATCAGAGTTTTCTTGATCCCTTCGTGCTTTGCTCGACCTATCCGTACGGCGTTTTCAAACGGATCTTCCACGTCGGCGCGAGCGAGTTTTTCGAGAGCCGCTTTATGAAATGGGTCGCGCGGATGATCCAGATCGTCCCGGTCAACCCCGACACGCACCTGATGAAAGCGATGAAGGCCGGTGCGATCGGCCTGCGCCACGACCGCATTCTGAACATTTATCCCGAAGGCGAACGCGCGTTCGACGGCGACCTTCACGAATTCAAAAAAGGCGCCGCGATCCTCGCGACCGAACTCGGCCTTCCGATCGTCCCGGTCGCGCTCGACGGCGTTTACAAGGTCTGGCCGCGCAATTCGATGCGCATTCGCCCGGCAAAGGTCAAAATACGCTTCGGGAAGCCGTTTTTTGCGAAAGACGTTGTCGAAGAGGGCTTTTCGGAAGAACAGAAATACGCGGCGGTGACGGAGCATCTCAAATCCGAGATCGCGCAGATGATCGCGGATCTCAGATCCTGA
- a CDS encoding tetratricopeptide repeat protein: MKTIKMILISIALVSFASCFKADTPASKPKPTPAAERSVQSSPTPATEKAANFDQAVSDFNAKNFDKAEAGFKDVIASNPKNADAHLYLGRIKTERKDFQAALPYLQEASKLDYKSTEKLMLLGDAYFELKRYDTAIVEYGKISGFEPNNPQATYKMGRTYIGLGNKIAARQQLKKLEPLDKSLAEKLKKEIGD, translated from the coding sequence ATGAAAACAATTAAGATGATTCTCATTTCGATCGCGCTCGTATCGTTTGCTTCGTGCTTCAAAGCGGACACTCCGGCATCGAAACCGAAACCGACGCCGGCGGCAGAGAGATCGGTCCAGAGTTCGCCCACGCCGGCGACCGAGAAGGCGGCCAATTTCGATCAGGCTGTGAGCGATTTCAACGCGAAGAACTTCGACAAGGCCGAAGCCGGTTTCAAGGACGTCATCGCCTCGAACCCGAAGAACGCCGACGCACATTTGTATCTCGGCCGGATCAAGACCGAGCGCAAGGATTTTCAGGCCGCGCTTCCGTATTTGCAGGAAGCGTCGAAACTTGATTACAAGTCCACCGAGAAACTGATGCTCCTCGGCGACGCATATTTTGAACTGAAACGATACGACACGGCGATCGTCGAATACGGAAAGATCTCCGGATTCGAGCCGAACAACCCGCAGGCGACTTACAAAATGGGGCGAACTTACATCGGGCTCGGAAACAAGATCGCCGCGCGGCAGCAACTTAAGAAGCTCGAGCCGCTCGACAAGAGTCTTGCCGAAAAGCTCAAGAAGGAAATCGGCGATTAA
- a CDS encoding PqqD family protein, which yields MHKDRNPLSRHDNLVVQELDGEVLIYDLDKNQAYCLNETSAAVWSACDGNRDLKGIRDFARVRLGSDVDDDLLWLALDQLAKASLIQNAPDVKARFAGVSRRDVIKRIGAASLVALPVLVSLSAPMAVHANSLCMTLVGGCQCGLGDNQPAGMFCTPSGAFSMACADTNCRCLSQGLGADNCVP from the coding sequence ATGCATAAAGATCGAAACCCTTTGAGCCGTCACGACAACCTCGTCGTTCAGGAACTCGACGGCGAAGTGCTGATCTACGATCTCGACAAGAACCAGGCATATTGTCTCAACGAGACCTCGGCGGCCGTCTGGTCCGCTTGCGACGGTAATCGCGATCTTAAAGGGATTCGCGATTTCGCGCGCGTGCGGCTTGGATCTGATGTCGATGACGATCTTCTCTGGCTTGCGCTCGACCAGTTGGCAAAAGCGTCTTTGATCCAAAACGCACCCGATGTGAAAGCGCGTTTCGCCGGAGTGTCGCGCCGCGACGTGATCAAGCGGATAGGCGCCGCATCGCTTGTCGCGCTGCCTGTTTTGGTGTCGCTTTCCGCGCCGATGGCAGTCCACGCCAACTCGCTCTGTATGACGCTCGTCGGCGGGTGCCAATGCGGGCTTGGCGACAATCAGCCCGCCGGAATGTTCTGTACGCCTTCAGGTGCGTTTTCGATGGCCTGTGCCGATACAAACTGCCGGTGTCTCAGCCAAGGGCTAGGGGCCGACAACTGCGTACCCTGA
- a CDS encoding HAMP domain-containing protein, translating to MNLFFKIFLWFLTAMALMIGVAVFLTWTLQSDPVIGRFQNIARSQVKFHGETAAGIFESEGQTGLERFLGRLRELEAIRGVGIIDQNRKLIIDNGLGTADAREVAERAFLSDETESNYLPGQESVLAKSFALTDGRKFVLVVLWTRPVPPPFLGEPRVRYLRLAGLILTAILVCYVLARYLSSPIVKLGEAARGFAAGDLKTRVADKLGNRRDEFGKLAADFDEMAERIETLVTSEKRLTRDISHELRSPLARMNVALELAKQKAGSESQAIIARIETESERLNEMIGKLLTLSKLESGSAGVSMVRLDLGQLVREIAGDADFEAGANDRSVVIRNIEDCRLVGNDYLLRSAIENVVRNAVRYTAKDTTVELSLTQNGKTAEIVVEDHGGGVPEAEIENLFRPFYRVAEARERRSGGVGLGLAIARRAVQAHNGSIGAVNTADGLRVSIKLPLNGGHQ from the coding sequence ATGAACCTTTTCTTCAAGATATTCCTGTGGTTTCTGACGGCGATGGCGCTGATGATCGGCGTCGCTGTTTTCCTGACCTGGACGCTCCAGAGCGATCCGGTCATCGGCCGTTTTCAAAATATCGCCCGCAGCCAGGTCAAATTCCACGGCGAAACCGCCGCCGGCATCTTTGAAAGCGAAGGGCAAACAGGGCTCGAACGATTCCTGGGCAGGCTCAGGGAACTCGAAGCGATCCGTGGTGTGGGAATCATCGACCAGAACCGCAAGCTTATCATCGACAACGGCCTCGGTACGGCGGACGCTCGCGAAGTTGCCGAACGCGCGTTTTTGAGCGACGAGACGGAATCGAATTATCTGCCCGGTCAGGAAAGCGTCCTGGCAAAGAGTTTCGCGCTGACCGACGGACGGAAGTTCGTTCTTGTCGTGTTGTGGACGCGGCCGGTGCCGCCGCCGTTTCTCGGAGAGCCGCGCGTTCGCTATCTGCGGCTTGCCGGTTTGATCCTGACGGCGATTCTCGTGTGCTATGTTCTCGCGCGCTACCTATCGTCACCGATCGTCAAACTCGGCGAAGCGGCTCGCGGATTTGCCGCCGGAGATCTCAAAACACGCGTCGCCGACAAACTTGGCAACCGGCGTGACGAGTTCGGCAAACTTGCGGCGGATTTTGACGAAATGGCTGAACGGATCGAAACGCTTGTAACGAGTGAAAAACGTCTGACGCGGGACATCTCGCACGAACTGCGTTCGCCGCTTGCGAGGATGAACGTCGCGCTCGAACTCGCCAAGCAGAAGGCCGGATCGGAGAGTCAGGCGATCATCGCGCGGATCGAAACCGAATCCGAGAGACTCAACGAGATGATCGGAAAGCTGCTGACGCTTTCAAAACTGGAAAGCGGGTCGGCGGGCGTTTCGATGGTAAGGCTCGATCTCGGCCAACTGGTTCGCGAGATCGCCGGTGACGCCGATTTCGAAGCTGGCGCGAACGACCGGTCGGTCGTGATCAGGAATATTGAAGATTGCCGCTTGGTCGGAAACGACTATCTGCTGCGCAGCGCGATCGAGAACGTCGTCCGCAATGCCGTGCGGTACACGGCGAAAGATACGACGGTCGAACTCTCGCTGACCCAAAACGGCAAAACCGCCGAGATCGTCGTTGAGGATCACGGCGGCGGCGTGCCTGAAGCCGAGATCGAGAATCTGTTTCGTCCGTTTTACCGCGTCGCCGAAGCGCGCGAACGAAGATCGGGCGGCGTCGGCCTTGGACTGGCGATCGCCCGCCGCGCTGTTCAGGCGCATAACGGATCGATCGGCGCGGTCAATACGGCGGACGGTCTGCGAGTCTCGATCAAACTGCCCCTGAACGGCGGGCATCAATGA
- a CDS encoding response regulator produces MDKILIIDDDEELCDLVAEYLTVEGFETDAVHDGEAGLASALAGDHGIVILDVMLPKKNGFDVLRDLRKTSAIPVLMLTARGDDMERIVGLEIGADDYLAKPFNPRELVARLRAILRRARVETESKNAGHETLTVEDIEISLGARTAKLNGVDLGLTAVEFDLLTSLAAEAGNIVKKEDLSLKVLDRSLSPYDRSLDMHISNLRKKLGLRADGSERIKTIRSVGYIYTAV; encoded by the coding sequence ATGGACAAGATTCTGATCATCGACGACGACGAGGAACTATGCGATCTGGTGGCCGAGTATCTGACCGTCGAGGGATTTGAGACGGACGCCGTGCACGACGGCGAGGCCGGGCTCGCAAGCGCTTTGGCGGGCGATCACGGGATAGTCATCCTCGACGTGATGCTTCCAAAAAAGAACGGCTTCGACGTGCTGCGCGATTTGCGAAAGACATCGGCGATCCCGGTTCTGATGCTTACGGCGCGCGGCGACGATATGGAGCGCATCGTCGGACTCGAGATCGGCGCTGACGACTATCTCGCCAAGCCGTTCAATCCACGCGAACTCGTGGCACGGCTCCGGGCGATCCTGCGGCGGGCGCGCGTCGAGACGGAATCGAAGAACGCGGGCCACGAAACGCTTACGGTCGAAGATATCGAGATCTCGCTCGGCGCGCGAACCGCGAAGCTGAACGGCGTCGACCTCGGACTGACGGCGGTCGAGTTCGATCTGCTGACATCGCTCGCGGCCGAGGCGGGAAACATCGTCAAAAAGGAGGACCTGAGCTTGAAGGTCCTCGACCGCAGTCTTTCGCCATATGACAGGAGTTTGGATATGCACATCTCGAATCTGCGGAAAAAGCTCGGACTCCGGGCCGACGGAAGCGAGCGAATCAAGACCATCCGTTCGGTCGGTTACATTTACACCGCGGTTTAA